The region GTTCTGACTTAGGACCAGTTATGGCTGTAGAAGCTTTACAGTTTTACAAAAACCATCTAAATACTCATTTCGTTTCTAATGTTGATGGCGATCACGTAAACGAAATCATCAAAAAACTAAATCCTGAAACTACTTTATTTGTTATTGTTTCTAAAACTTTTACAACTCAGGAAACACTTTCGAATTCAGAAACTATTAAAGAATGGTTTTTAAAATCAGCTTCTCAGGAAGATATTGCAAAACATTTCGTAGCAGTTTCGACAAACATTCAGAAAGTAACAGAATTTGGAATTAATCCAGACAATGTTTTCCCAATGTGGGACTGGGTTGGAGGAAGATTTTCTTTATGGAGCGCAGTTGGTCTAAGTATCGCTTTAGCCGTTGGTTTTGATAATTATAATGATTTATTGAAAGGCGCTAATGAAATGGATGAGCATTTCAAATCTGCAGAATTTGACGAAAACATTCCGACAATTTTGGCTTTGTTAAGTATTTGGTACAATAATTTTTATGGTGCTGAAAGTGAAGCTTTGATTCCGTACACACAATATTTATCAAAATTAGCTCCCTATTTACAACAGGCTTTCATGGAAAGCAACGGAAAAAGTGTTGGCCGTGATGGCAAACCTGTTAACTACCAAACGGGAACTATCATCTGGGGAGAACCGGGAACAAACTCTCAGCACGCTTTCTTCCAGTTAATTCACCAGGGAACAAAAAGAATCCCAACAGATTTCGTTGGATTCGTAAAACCACTTTATGGAAACGAAGATCACCACGATAAATTAATGTCCAATTTCTTCGCTCAGACAGAAGCTTTAATGAATGGAAAAACAGAAGCTCAGGTTCAGGCAGAATTTGACAAACAAGGACTTTCAGCAGATAAAGCTTCTTACCTATTACCTTTTAAAGTATTTACAGGAAATAAACCTACCAACACCATTTTAATTCAGAAGCTTACACCAAAAAGTTTAGGCTCTTTAATTGCACTATATGAACATAAAATTTTCGTGCAAGGCGTTATCTGGAATATTTTCAGTTTTGATCAATGGGGAGTTGAATTAGGAAAACAATTAGCTAATTCTATCCTTGACGAGATCAATTCTAAAACTGTTAAAAGTCATGATAGTTCAACTTCATTTTTGTTGAATCATTTCCTAAAAAATAAATAAAACCAGAAATTTAAAAATTTCATAACATTTTGAAACGCCTTAATTTAATCGAAATTAAGGCGTTTTTTCGTATAAAATACCGACAAAAAGTATTAAAAAGTCGTCAATTTGCGCGTTATGGACTACAACACAATTCAAATAATTGCATTTTTAACAAAAAAGACATATCAAAATTCAACAAATCAATATTTTTTTTATCAAAAAGAGAAAAATTCATTTTAATGCGCAACACAAAAGACAAAAGTTATTTTTCTTAACATTTCGATAACATTATCTGAGTTAATTGTTATAATTTTGCCAAAAACAAATAACAAAACAGATGAAAAAATTGTCAAAGTTTCTCTTACTGCTTTTAGCGTTTATTTATGCAGGAGATATTTATGCACAAGGTAACACAACTTCTTCTATCAATGGAGTTGTTTACGATTCGCAAAACAAGTCCCTGCCAGGAGCAACGATTCTTGCAGTTCACGAGGCTTCAGGTAGCCGTTACTCAACCACAACGGATTTTGATGGTCACTTTAGAATCTCTAACATGCGTGTTGGTGGTCCTTACAAAATCGAAGTGACTTTCATTGGTTTCACAACCTACACAGAGTCAGGAGTTTATTTACAACTTGGTGATTCTAAAAGTTTAAAAGTTGTCTTAAAAGACGAAACAAACCAACTTAGTGAAGTTGTAGTTGTAGGTAAAAAAGACCCAACTTTCAACTCTAAAAAGACTGGATCTCAAACAATTATCGATCACGAAAAGATAACAGAATTACCTTCTTTATCTAGAAATATTGCTGATTTTGCCAGACTTACACCTCAAGCTCAAATGCGTAATGATGATGTAATCTCAATTGGCGGACAAAATAACAGATTTAATGCAATCTACATTGACGGAGCTGTAAACAACGACGTTTTCGGATTAGCTGCAAACGGTACAAACGGTGGACAAACAGGAGTTTCTCCAATTTCATTAGATGCAATTGAGCAATTCCAGGTGAGTGTTTCTCCTTACGATGTTAAATTATCAGGATTTGCCGGAGGTGCAATTAGTGCAATTACACGTTCTGGAACAAATAACTTTGACGGTTCTGCTTATTTCTTATACAGAGATCAATCTTTGGCAGGAAAGACTCCAACACGCAGCGGAAGTGGTGTTGAGAGAAAAAGATTGGGTGATTTTACAGCACAAACTTATGGTGTTAGAGCTGGTGGAGCAATTTTAAAAGATAAATTATTCTACTTCATTAACTATGAAAGACAGGAAAATGAAACACCACAGCCTTTTGATATTGCAAATTACACAGGAACTACAAAAGCAGCAGGGCTAGAAGCTTTAAGTAATTATTTAATAAACACCTATAATTACAACCCTGGAACATATCAAAATAATAAATTATCATTAACAAGTGATAAATTAATTGCTAAGGTTGACTGGAACATTAATGATAATAATAAATTATCTGTTAAAAACAGTTATGTAAAAGCTACAAACTTTTCTCCATTCCGTTCTTCAAACACTGCAATTAATTTCTTGAACGGTGCTCAATCTTTTGAATCTATTACAAATTCAGCATCGTTAGAATTAAACACTAGATTCAACAATAAATTTTCGAATAACTTAGTTGTTGGATACACAACTGTAAATGATGATAGAGATGCATCTGGAGATCCATTCCCAACGGTAACTATTAGAGATGGTGTTGGTGCAACGATTTATTTTGGATCTGAAGCAAGTTCAACAGCGAACTTATTAAACCAAAGAGTCTTAACTATTACAGATAACTTTGAAATTAATGTGGGTAAACATAATATTTTAATTGGTACTCACAATGAATTATCTCACGCTAAAAACGTATTTATCAATAGAAACTACGGAGCGTATGATTACAATAGCGTAAGCGATTTTATGACAGGAGTTAAGGCATACCGTTATCGTCTAGGATATTCATTATTTGGTGGTTCAGGAGATGACTCTAAAGGAGCTGCTGATTTCAACATGAATCAATTTGGTTTATATGTTCAAGACAACATCAGAGTATCTGATAACTTCCGCTTAAATGTTGGTGTAAGAGCTGATATGCCAGTATGGTATGATGGACTTGTGAATGAAGATTTTAATACAAGAACAATTGGCCTTTTAGAAGCTAAAGGAAAAGATTTAAAAGGAGCAAAAGTTGGTCAACCTATTAAAAGCACAGTACATTTCTCACCAAGAATCGGTTTTAACTACGATGTTGACGGTGAAAAAATTACTCAAGTTAGAGGGGGTATTGGTGTATTTACATCAAGAGTTCCATTAGTATGGCCAGGTGGAGCATACAATAACAACGGTATTTCTCAAAACAGTATCCAAATAAACAATGCTACTGCTACTCCTACACCAGATTTCAATCCTAACACTAATATTGACAGCCAATTAAGTGGTGTTGTTCCTCCAGCTCCATTACCTGGAAGCGGGAAAGTAGGTGGAAATATCGATTTATTTGCTAAAGATTTTAAGCTTCCACAAGTTTTGAAAACTAGTTTAGCTTTAGATCGTAAATTAGGTGCTGGCTGGGTAATAACTGCTGAGGCAATTTGGAATGAAAACCTTAACTCAATCCAATACCAAAACTTAAACATTGACGCACCTGTAACTCATTTAACAGGAGCAGACAACAGACCAAGATACAACGGAAATGTTCGTATCGATAATACTTACCAAGGTATTTATTTAGCATCTAATAAAAAAGCAGGAAGCTCATGGAACACAAACTTTACTGTAGCTAAGAACTTCACATCAGATTTTATTGATGCAAATATTTCAGCAACTTATGCTTATGGAGAGTCATATGTTTGGATGGATGCAACAAGTTCTCAAAACAGTTCACAATGGCAATACATAGAAACGGTTAACGGTTCAAATGCGATTTCCGGAGTATCTAGATCTGATTTTGATCAAGGATCAAGAGTACTTGCTAATTCTTCTATAAAATTCAAATGGAATAAATCAATTAAAACTACGATTGGTCTTTTCTACGAAGGTACTCAAGGAACTCCTTTTAGCTATGTTTATGATGACACTGGTAACTTATTGCGTGATACTTTTCAGCCTTCAGCTTTAATTTATGTTCCTGCTAACAAAGGTGAAATAATTTTCACTCCTACTGCGACAATGACAGCAGATCAACAATGGGACGCTTTTAATAATTATATCTCTCATGATAAATATTTGAACAGCAGAAGAGGTAAATATGCAGAACGTAACGGAGATCGTTTAGACTGGAGTCATGTTGTAGATGTGAAAATTGCTCAGGAATTCTCAATCAATGTTAATAAGAAAAGTCATAAATTAGAATTTACAGCTGACATCTTTAACTTTACAAACTTGTTAAACAAAAACTGGGGAAGAAGATACTTTATGTCAAACGATCAGATCTTAGTTCTTAAACACAGTGGATTCTTAGCAGATGGAACAACTCCAACATTCACTTTTAATCCAAGTACTACAAGTAATGTTAAAAACCAAATTGATGACGTAGGTTTACAATCATCAAGATGGCAAATGCAAGTTGGAGCTAGATACTCTTTCAACTAATAAAGAACCATCCTAAATAATAAAAACGGCATTGACTTTTAAGTTTAATGCCGTTTTTTTTAGGCTTTTTTGTTATATTTGTTTCAAACAAAAAACAAGATTTATGTATAATTTTCTACAAAAATTTCACTCCGGATGGGCATATCTGGCATTGCTTCTTTTACTAGTTGCCGTGGTAAATGCAATCATCGGATTTACTTCAAAAAAAGAATTTACTGCTAAGGATCGTAAAATCGCTTTATTTGCTTTAATTGGTATTCATACACAATTATTAGTCGGTTTGATACTATATTTTGTTTCTCCACTTGGAAAAGCAGCTTTTGGACAAATGTCTAATGCAGAACTTAGATTAACATCATTAGAACACCCTTTAATTAATCTTATTGCTATCGTCCTAATTACAATTGGATGGTCTAAACATAAAAAATTAATCAAC is a window of Flavobacterium crocinum DNA encoding:
- the pgi gene encoding glucose-6-phosphate isomerase; amino-acid sequence: MALNTTNPTGTEAWKNLQNHYNAIHETTIQELFQQDSARAEKFHLQWNDFLVDYSKNNISQETVSLLLELANSIGLKDAISQYFGGELINQTENRAVLHTALRAPESAVITVDGENVIPEVFEVKNKIKQFTEEVISGQRKGYTGKAFTDIVNIGIGGSDLGPVMAVEALQFYKNHLNTHFVSNVDGDHVNEIIKKLNPETTLFVIVSKTFTTQETLSNSETIKEWFLKSASQEDIAKHFVAVSTNIQKVTEFGINPDNVFPMWDWVGGRFSLWSAVGLSIALAVGFDNYNDLLKGANEMDEHFKSAEFDENIPTILALLSIWYNNFYGAESEALIPYTQYLSKLAPYLQQAFMESNGKSVGRDGKPVNYQTGTIIWGEPGTNSQHAFFQLIHQGTKRIPTDFVGFVKPLYGNEDHHDKLMSNFFAQTEALMNGKTEAQVQAEFDKQGLSADKASYLLPFKVFTGNKPTNTILIQKLTPKSLGSLIALYEHKIFVQGVIWNIFSFDQWGVELGKQLANSILDEINSKTVKSHDSSTSFLLNHFLKNK
- a CDS encoding TonB-dependent receptor, whose protein sequence is MKKLSKFLLLLLAFIYAGDIYAQGNTTSSINGVVYDSQNKSLPGATILAVHEASGSRYSTTTDFDGHFRISNMRVGGPYKIEVTFIGFTTYTESGVYLQLGDSKSLKVVLKDETNQLSEVVVVGKKDPTFNSKKTGSQTIIDHEKITELPSLSRNIADFARLTPQAQMRNDDVISIGGQNNRFNAIYIDGAVNNDVFGLAANGTNGGQTGVSPISLDAIEQFQVSVSPYDVKLSGFAGGAISAITRSGTNNFDGSAYFLYRDQSLAGKTPTRSGSGVERKRLGDFTAQTYGVRAGGAILKDKLFYFINYERQENETPQPFDIANYTGTTKAAGLEALSNYLINTYNYNPGTYQNNKLSLTSDKLIAKVDWNINDNNKLSVKNSYVKATNFSPFRSSNTAINFLNGAQSFESITNSASLELNTRFNNKFSNNLVVGYTTVNDDRDASGDPFPTVTIRDGVGATIYFGSEASSTANLLNQRVLTITDNFEINVGKHNILIGTHNELSHAKNVFINRNYGAYDYNSVSDFMTGVKAYRYRLGYSLFGGSGDDSKGAADFNMNQFGLYVQDNIRVSDNFRLNVGVRADMPVWYDGLVNEDFNTRTIGLLEAKGKDLKGAKVGQPIKSTVHFSPRIGFNYDVDGEKITQVRGGIGVFTSRVPLVWPGGAYNNNGISQNSIQINNATATPTPDFNPNTNIDSQLSGVVPPAPLPGSGKVGGNIDLFAKDFKLPQVLKTSLALDRKLGAGWVITAEAIWNENLNSIQYQNLNIDAPVTHLTGADNRPRYNGNVRIDNTYQGIYLASNKKAGSSWNTNFTVAKNFTSDFIDANISATYAYGESYVWMDATSSQNSSQWQYIETVNGSNAISGVSRSDFDQGSRVLANSSIKFKWNKSIKTTIGLFYEGTQGTPFSYVYDDTGNLLRDTFQPSALIYVPANKGEIIFTPTATMTADQQWDAFNNYISHDKYLNSRRGKYAERNGDRLDWSHVVDVKIAQEFSINVNKKSHKLEFTADIFNFTNLLNKNWGRRYFMSNDQILVLKHSGFLADGTTPTFTFNPSTTSNVKNQIDDVGLQSSRWQMQVGARYSFN